A genomic stretch from Mariprofundus sp. NF includes:
- a CDS encoding thiolase family protein, protein MARRGVTQNRKTEVVVVAGIRTPMGKMGGAFDKLGAVELGAIALREVLARSPVSSDEIDQVIVGNVIQPSDAANIARVIALNAGIARATPAHTVHRNCASGMQAVTDAAEKIQAGRADVVLAGGVESMTHAPLLFHDQFRAAMAKLPRAKNMQQKLAVFTELARAPWKPRIALMEGLTDPTVNMGMGQTAELLAREFAVSRSEQDSFALQSHQRAAAAWDRGWYDDEVMHLFAPPSYASVHRDEGIRAAQNMQALEKLKPVFDRPLGSVTAGNSSQITDGAAMLILSSRAKAEAEGWPIMGYLDDWAYAGCDPERMGLGPVYATHKLLSRYGLAVSDLTRMEINEAFAVQVLACMKAMDSESFASQKLGMSKAMGAPDMDLLNVNGGAVALGHPVGMSGARLILTMLRQLKKDTDGGLGVASLCIGGGQGGAVLIRSEPWKS, encoded by the coding sequence ATGGCTAGACGAGGTGTGACGCAGAACAGAAAGACCGAAGTGGTAGTGGTTGCCGGTATTCGAACTCCGATGGGCAAGATGGGTGGTGCCTTTGATAAGCTCGGTGCGGTTGAGCTCGGTGCAATCGCTCTGCGTGAGGTTCTGGCCCGCTCACCGGTCAGCAGTGATGAGATTGATCAGGTGATTGTCGGTAATGTGATTCAACCTTCAGATGCCGCCAATATCGCCCGTGTGATTGCACTCAATGCCGGCATAGCTCGCGCTACGCCTGCCCATACCGTACATCGTAACTGTGCATCAGGCATGCAGGCGGTCACCGATGCCGCAGAGAAGATTCAGGCAGGGCGTGCGGATGTAGTGCTGGCCGGTGGTGTCGAGTCGATGACACATGCGCCACTGCTATTTCATGATCAGTTCCGAGCCGCAATGGCTAAACTTCCGAGAGCGAAAAATATGCAGCAGAAACTGGCTGTTTTTACCGAGCTTGCGCGGGCACCGTGGAAACCGCGTATTGCATTGATGGAAGGGTTGACCGATCCAACGGTGAATATGGGCATGGGCCAAACAGCAGAGCTTCTGGCCCGTGAATTTGCAGTTTCTCGCAGTGAACAGGATAGCTTTGCACTACAGAGCCATCAGCGGGCTGCAGCAGCCTGGGATAGGGGTTGGTATGATGATGAGGTGATGCATCTGTTTGCGCCACCATCCTACGCCTCTGTGCACCGTGACGAGGGCATTCGCGCTGCTCAGAACATGCAGGCGCTGGAGAAGTTGAAACCGGTGTTTGACAGGCCTCTGGGCAGTGTGACAGCAGGTAACAGCTCACAGATCACCGATGGTGCCGCCATGCTGATTCTGAGCAGTCGTGCTAAAGCCGAGGCAGAAGGGTGGCCGATTATGGGGTATCTCGATGACTGGGCTTATGCAGGTTGTGATCCCGAGCGCATGGGGCTGGGGCCGGTGTATGCAACCCATAAACTGCTCTCAAGATATGGGTTGGCAGTGAGTGATCTGACCCGCATGGAGATCAATGAAGCCTTTGCCGTGCAGGTGCTGGCCTGCATGAAAGCGATGGATTCCGAATCCTTTGCCAGCCAGAAGCTGGGCATGAGCAAAGCGATGGGAGCTCCCGATATGGATCTGCTCAATGTGAATGGTGGTGCTGTTGCACTGGGTCATCCGGTTGGCATGAGCGGAGCGCGATTGATACTGACGATGTTAAGGCAGCTGAAAAAAGATACCGATGGTGGTTTGGGTGTTGCCTCGCTCTGCATTGGCGGCGGGCAGGGTGGTGCTGTGCTGATCAGGAGTGAACCATGGAAGTCGTAA
- a CDS encoding transposase, whose protein sequence is MARLPRIVVPGYPHHVTQRGNRRAQTFFEAGDYEFYKSLVSDAARKADAEIWCYCLMPNHVHMIIVPSDEDGLRRTFADAHRRYTGHINARLRETGHLWQGRFGSVVMDEEHLMHAVRYVSMNPVRARLVERAEDWRWSSVASHLSERDDELVKVAPVLERYGDFAKFLAENGDESDAFRSLRQSETTGRPLGDDAWMDEVSSRLGKDLKPKKRGPKPKHGEGN, encoded by the coding sequence ATGGCACGCTTACCCAGAATTGTTGTACCCGGCTATCCCCATCATGTTACGCAACGAGGAAATCGTCGTGCGCAGACATTTTTCGAAGCAGGCGACTATGAATTCTACAAGTCACTCGTAAGTGACGCAGCGAGAAAGGCAGATGCAGAGATATGGTGCTACTGTCTTATGCCAAACCATGTTCACATGATCATTGTTCCATCGGATGAAGACGGATTACGACGCACCTTTGCCGATGCTCACCGTCGCTATACGGGTCACATCAATGCTCGTCTGCGGGAGACAGGGCATTTGTGGCAAGGTCGGTTTGGTTCGGTTGTGATGGATGAAGAACATCTGATGCACGCTGTACGCTATGTATCGATGAATCCTGTCCGTGCAAGGTTAGTGGAGCGAGCGGAGGATTGGCGCTGGTCGAGTGTGGCGAGCCACCTTTCAGAGCGCGATGATGAGCTGGTTAAGGTGGCACCTGTACTTGAGCGTTATGGAGACTTTGCAAAGTTTCTCGCAGAGAATGGTGATGAATCTGATGCATTCAGGAGTCTTCGGCAGTCTGAAACAACTGGCAGGCCATTGGGGGATGATGCCTGGATGGATGAGGTCTCATCCAGGCTTGGGAAGGATCTGAAGCCCAAGAAACGGGGGCCTAAGCCCAAACATGGAGAAGGGAATTAA
- a CDS encoding 3-hydroxyacyl-CoA dehydrogenase NAD-binding domain-containing protein → MEVVTLIQQGHEARLHFSRTDRSVNVLDELCISQLEAHLEALEKSPPKILVLESGISGCFIAGADLEIIAAVTDQKEATRLAERGQSLCRRIEVLPSVSIALVHGACMGGGLEVALACDYIVAVESKKTQLALPEIKIGIHPGFGGCIRLPKRVGWIKAVEMILSGSAVDAKRAKRIGLAALITQPELQEKAIFYLAGKGKVKARKFNPWWLKLWPAKELFFQQVEKRTYARLQHIDVATAYPAIPAAITLLKEIIGISDGLALAREAESLGKLAVTPTCKNLIRVFHLGDSLKKQPAAARGREAVAGFKKTAVYGAGVMGGGIAWVAAKTMAVDLHEVAAEPLARGMQGIGRLATRRGRTDQRRLSRIRTVLDSSGLADADVVIEAVVEDIKVKRKLWLEVGKHVSRDALLLSNTSSLAVTDMQHRRANAGRIAGLHFFNPAPKMPLVEVIAGEKTTSECVDKTCALAASWGKYPIIVADRPGFLVNRCLMPFMVAALKLIEAGQKPEHVDGALKNFGMPMGAIELADRVGLDICFHVGAHLGETLGAEQPERFAMPHWFGSMVSDGLLGEKSGKGFFSYEKGKQGNLNPELGNYLPGFKVREHETDADITVESSTMSNSSVVDACLIPMLIEALNCLSEKVVDDPVHLDAAFIYGIGFPPFRGGLLRYFAGCERSDLKMRIEQAGYELPANLEVLDGFNGE, encoded by the coding sequence ATGGAAGTCGTAACGCTGATTCAACAGGGCCATGAGGCCCGTCTTCATTTTTCACGCACGGATAGATCGGTCAATGTGCTCGATGAGTTGTGTATCTCGCAACTGGAGGCGCATCTTGAGGCGCTGGAGAAGAGTCCGCCGAAAATATTAGTACTGGAGAGCGGTATTAGCGGCTGTTTTATCGCCGGTGCCGATCTGGAGATTATTGCTGCTGTAACCGATCAGAAGGAGGCGACACGCTTAGCTGAGCGGGGGCAATCGCTCTGTCGCCGTATTGAGGTGCTGCCTTCAGTATCGATTGCACTGGTGCATGGTGCCTGTATGGGTGGCGGTCTAGAGGTAGCACTGGCCTGTGACTATATCGTGGCAGTCGAGAGCAAGAAAACCCAGCTCGCGCTACCGGAGATTAAAATTGGCATCCATCCCGGTTTTGGCGGCTGTATCCGCCTGCCCAAACGGGTTGGCTGGATCAAAGCGGTGGAGATGATTCTCAGCGGTTCTGCTGTGGATGCCAAACGGGCCAAACGCATCGGACTTGCTGCGTTGATCACTCAACCTGAACTACAGGAGAAGGCGATCTTTTATCTGGCTGGCAAAGGCAAGGTGAAAGCGCGAAAATTCAATCCATGGTGGTTAAAGCTATGGCCTGCAAAAGAACTGTTTTTTCAGCAGGTGGAGAAACGCACCTATGCACGACTTCAACATATTGATGTAGCTACAGCCTATCCGGCCATACCGGCTGCTATAACCCTGCTTAAGGAGATCATCGGCATCTCCGATGGTCTGGCGCTGGCCCGTGAGGCTGAATCACTCGGCAAACTGGCTGTCACACCCACCTGTAAAAATCTTATTCGGGTATTCCATCTCGGCGATTCTCTAAAAAAACAGCCCGCGGCAGCACGCGGTCGCGAAGCGGTGGCAGGTTTTAAGAAGACAGCTGTTTATGGCGCCGGTGTGATGGGTGGCGGTATCGCCTGGGTGGCAGCAAAAACGATGGCTGTTGATCTGCATGAGGTGGCGGCAGAACCGCTGGCTCGTGGCATGCAGGGGATCGGCAGATTGGCCACCCGCAGAGGTAGAACTGATCAACGTCGTCTCTCACGTATACGCACCGTGCTTGATAGCAGTGGTCTGGCCGATGCCGATGTGGTGATTGAGGCGGTGGTTGAAGATATCAAAGTGAAACGAAAACTCTGGCTGGAAGTCGGCAAACATGTATCCAGAGATGCACTGCTGCTCTCCAATACCTCCTCACTGGCTGTGACCGATATGCAGCATCGGCGTGCCAATGCCGGTCGTATTGCCGGTCTCCACTTCTTTAATCCGGCACCGAAGATGCCACTGGTGGAGGTGATTGCGGGCGAGAAAACCACAAGTGAGTGCGTCGATAAAACCTGTGCACTGGCAGCATCGTGGGGTAAATACCCGATCATCGTGGCAGATCGCCCCGGTTTTCTTGTCAACCGTTGTCTGATGCCATTTATGGTGGCGGCTCTTAAACTGATTGAGGCGGGTCAGAAACCCGAACATGTGGATGGGGCGCTGAAAAACTTCGGTATGCCGATGGGTGCGATTGAGCTGGCCGACAGGGTTGGTCTGGATATCTGTTTCCATGTCGGAGCCCATCTCGGTGAAACACTGGGGGCAGAGCAGCCTGAACGCTTTGCCATGCCGCACTGGTTCGGGTCCATGGTCAGTGATGGCCTGCTGGGTGAGAAATCCGGCAAAGGCTTCTTCAGTTATGAGAAGGGAAAACAGGGGAATTTGAATCCTGAACTTGGCAACTATCTGCCCGGTTTTAAGGTCAGGGAACATGAAACAGATGCTGATATCACTGTGGAGTCATCGACGATGAGCAATAGCAGTGTGGTTGATGCCTGTCTTATTCCGATGTTGATTGAAGCACTGAATTGCCTGAGTGAGAAGGTGGTGGATGATCCGGTTCATCTGGATGCTGCATTTATCTACGGCATCGGCTTCCCGCCATTTCGAGGCGGGCTACTGCGCTATTTCGCAGGATGTGAACGATCAGATTTGAAAATGAGGATTGAGCAGGCCGGTTATGAACTGCCTGCAAATCTGGAGGTGCTGGATGGATTCAACGGAGAGTAG